The following are from one region of the Chloroflexota bacterium genome:
- a CDS encoding ATP-binding protein: MQTLFQRLQQGAERNLRDANPWWNNQPMRQLPPLKRWAFEPVLARLKGGLAPVIVLRGARQVGKTTLLQQIIQQLLDEGVEPQRILRVQFDELPSLLELSEPILELSRWFEQSILGKTFNTADRDGRPAFLFFDEVQNLPDWAPQLKHLVDLHGVRVMVTGSSALRIEMGRDSLAGRLSTVEMGPLYLREISALRGFAPIPAFLPFNGLTPLKDKKFWQDLASFGQQHTQTRHAAFAAFSERGAYPIAHVHAERPWEELADQLNETIIRRVIQHDLRIGEKGRRRDEKLLEEVFRVACRYIGQSPNQPLYLDELKRAMGANIGWQRILAYLRFLNGTLLVRLIEPLELRLKRRRGASKLCLCDHALRASWLQEVVPLTEEGLAAQPHLSDLAGHVAESVVGYFVSSILGLDVAHFPERGAEPEVDFVLTVGEQRIPIEVKYRRRIEYSDTRGLRSFIERSVYNAPFGLLITLNESVDIDDPRIVAMPLSTLLLLR, encoded by the coding sequence ATGCAAACTTTGTTTCAACGGCTTCAACAAGGCGCGGAACGAAACTTGCGCGACGCGAATCCGTGGTGGAACAATCAACCGATGCGGCAACTTCCACCCTTGAAACGGTGGGCGTTCGAACCGGTTCTCGCGCGGCTTAAAGGAGGACTCGCGCCGGTCATTGTTTTGCGCGGCGCGCGCCAAGTCGGCAAAACGACACTCTTACAACAGATCATCCAACAGCTCCTTGACGAAGGCGTGGAGCCGCAACGCATCCTGCGCGTCCAGTTCGACGAACTGCCCTCATTGCTGGAATTGAGCGAGCCAATTCTTGAACTCTCGCGCTGGTTCGAACAATCCATTCTCGGTAAAACTTTTAACACTGCCGACCGTGATGGACGACCTGCCTTTTTGTTTTTCGATGAAGTTCAAAATCTCCCGGATTGGGCGCCGCAACTCAAACACCTTGTTGATTTGCACGGCGTCCGCGTGATGGTGACCGGTAGTTCCGCACTTCGCATCGAGATGGGGCGCGACAGTCTCGCGGGACGTCTGAGTACGGTTGAAATGGGACCACTCTATTTACGCGAGATTTCCGCCTTGCGCGGGTTCGCTCCGATTCCCGCTTTCTTGCCATTCAACGGGCTTACCCCGCTCAAGGATAAAAAATTTTGGCAGGATCTTGCTTCGTTTGGACAGCAACATACCCAAACGCGTCATGCGGCATTCGCGGCTTTTTCCGAACGCGGCGCGTATCCTATTGCACACGTCCACGCCGAGCGTCCCTGGGAGGAACTTGCTGATCAGCTGAATGAAACAATTATCCGCCGCGTGATCCAACACGATTTGCGGATCGGCGAGAAAGGACGCCGCCGCGATGAAAAATTATTGGAGGAGGTTTTCCGCGTCGCGTGTCGTTACATCGGACAATCCCCGAACCAACCACTTTATCTTGATGAACTCAAGCGCGCGATGGGCGCGAATATCGGGTGGCAACGCATTCTCGCCTACTTGCGCTTTTTGAATGGTACGCTCCTGGTGCGCCTGATAGAGCCACTCGAATTGCGTCTAAAACGCCGCCGCGGCGCGTCTAAGTTGTGCTTGTGCGATCACGCCTTGCGCGCCAGTTGGCTGCAAGAAGTCGTGCCCTTAACCGAAGAAGGACTGGCGGCGCAACCTCATCTCTCCGATCTTGCTGGACACGTTGCCGAAAGTGTCGTGGGATATTTCGTCAGTTCGATTCTCGGTTTGGATGTGGCGCATTTTCCCGAACGCGGCGCAGAGCCAGAGGTGGATTTCGTCTTGACGGTTGGCGAACAACGCATCCCAATCGAAGTGAAATATCGCCGACGGATTGAGTACAGCGACACACGCGGCTTGCGAAGTTTCATCGAGCGCTCCGTCTACAATGCGCCATTTGGCTTGCTCATCACGCTCAACGAATCGGTTGACATTGACGATCCGCGCATTGTCGCGATGCCACTTTCGACATTATTACTGCTGCGCTAA
- a CDS encoding cupin domain-containing protein: MPFIELNDLTEHEIVPGFHGRFVHSANMTLSSWQIDAGAILPEHAHPHEQISIVLEGEFTFTLVGETRTVRPGSVIVIPANVKHSGKAITPCRFMDVFYPAREDYRK, from the coding sequence ATGCCTTTCATCGAATTGAACGATCTCACCGAACACGAAATCGTCCCAGGTTTTCACGGACGGTTTGTCCACTCGGCGAACATGACGCTGTCGTCGTGGCAGATTGATGCGGGCGCAATTTTGCCGGAGCACGCGCATCCGCATGAGCAAATCTCGATCGTGCTCGAAGGTGAATTCACATTCACGCTCGTCGGTGAAACGCGCACTGTGAGACCTGGGTCGGTCATCGTAATTCCGGCAAACGTCAAACATTCCGGCAAAGCAATCACACCTTGCCGGTTTATGGATGTCTTCTATCCAGCACGCGAAGATTATCGCAAGTAG
- a CDS encoding FAD-dependent monooxygenase: MTEYDILIVGAGPAGSSAAIQIANRDSDLARRTLVIDKAVFPRPKLCGGGVTTHADALLAQLRVTVDVPSFPIHAIRFVYDDLRFTFHQRDIFRVVRREEFDMALTRIARTRGIELREDEALRDLRRDERGVEIQTTRGSYRAKIVIGADGANSVVRQKLGLARWDRISRLMEILTPADATRAPEFIENTAVFDFTPIARGAQGYYWDFPSFKQGTPAMNRGVFDSRVHPDFPRAPLKPIFDESLARRNVELDEARLQGHPERWYDAAMKHSSPRVLLAGDAAGTEPLFGEGISHALDFGKFAANAAMRAIEHEDFSFADYERRIAWSALGRRLQFKRLVAHIAYGKRGDWFYRAGFHALRMIFGK, translated from the coding sequence GTGACCGAGTACGATATTCTGATTGTTGGCGCGGGACCAGCGGGTTCATCTGCCGCGATTCAAATCGCGAATCGCGATTCCGATCTCGCGCGACGCACACTCGTTATTGATAAAGCGGTATTCCCACGACCCAAACTGTGCGGCGGCGGCGTGACGACACACGCGGACGCGTTGCTCGCGCAGTTGCGCGTCACGGTGGATGTGCCGTCGTTTCCGATTCACGCGATTCGGTTTGTGTACGACGATTTGCGGTTCACGTTTCATCAACGCGATATCTTTCGCGTTGTACGCCGTGAAGAATTCGATATGGCGTTGACGCGTATCGCGCGCACACGCGGCATCGAACTGCGCGAAGATGAGGCGTTGCGTGATTTGCGACGCGATGAGCGCGGTGTGGAGATCCAAACGACGCGCGGGAGCTATCGCGCAAAAATCGTGATCGGAGCGGATGGCGCGAACAGTGTCGTCCGCCAAAAACTGGGTCTGGCGCGCTGGGATCGCATTTCGCGCTTGATGGAAATTCTCACGCCGGCGGACGCGACTCGCGCGCCAGAGTTTATCGAAAACACGGCGGTATTCGATTTCACGCCGATAGCGCGCGGCGCGCAAGGTTACTACTGGGACTTTCCATCGTTCAAGCAAGGCACGCCGGCGATGAATCGCGGCGTGTTCGATTCGCGTGTGCATCCCGATTTTCCGCGCGCGCCACTCAAGCCGATTTTCGATGAATCGCTCGCGCGACGAAACGTCGAATTGGACGAGGCGCGTTTGCAAGGACATCCCGAACGGTGGTACGACGCGGCGATGAAGCATTCCTCGCCGCGCGTCTTGCTCGCGGGTGATGCGGCGGGGACCGAGCCGTTGTTCGGCGAAGGAATTTCGCACGCGCTCGATTTCGGCAAGTTCGCGGCGAACGCGGCGATGCGCGCGATTGAGCATGAGGATTTTTCGTTTGCCGATTACGAACGGCGTATCGCGTGGAGCGCGTTGGGGCGACGACTGCAATTCAAGCGACTGGTCGCGCACATTGCCTACGGCAAGCGCGGCGATTGGTTTTATCGTGCGGGGTTTCATGCATTACGTATGATCTTCGGCAAGTAG
- a CDS encoding methylated-DNA--[protein]-cysteine S-methyltransferase, translated as MLRDLQRAFPDATTVDAPPADLARELREYAEGHRREFDVRLDWSLVKPFQRAVLQAAHRIPFGETRSYGWIARAIGKPGASRAVGQALGANPLPIILPCHRVISSDGGLGGYGGGLALKRKLLALEGAAVNL; from the coding sequence ATGTTGCGCGATTTGCAACGCGCGTTTCCCGATGCCACAACTGTGGACGCGCCGCCTGCCGACCTCGCGCGTGAATTACGCGAGTACGCTGAAGGTCATCGCCGCGAATTCGATGTGCGCTTGGACTGGTCTTTGGTGAAACCGTTTCAGCGCGCGGTGTTGCAAGCCGCGCATCGTATCCCGTTCGGCGAAACACGGTCGTATGGTTGGATCGCGCGGGCGATTGGCAAACCCGGCGCGTCGCGGGCGGTCGGTCAGGCGCTCGGTGCGAATCCGTTGCCAATCATTCTGCCTTGCCACCGCGTCATCAGCAGTGACGGCGGGCTGGGTGGATACGGCGGCGGGCTGGCGCTCAAGCGTAAATTGCTCGCACTCGAAGGCGCGGCGGTGAATTTATGA
- a CDS encoding sigma-70 family RNA polymerase sigma factor has translation MDDRALLARAQTSAAGFGELFDAHYKRIYVYAYRRVGSREIAEDIAASVFEDALRDIKRLRWQDKPLVAWLYRIASRRVVDFYRARRDHIALDQIAARASDDNPNDAVTRADEFAAVRRGIARLSDRDREIIRLAYFDELSGEDLAAMLGCSANSAYVRLHRALAKLRKVLLDEA, from the coding sequence GTGGATGATCGCGCCTTGTTGGCGCGCGCCCAAACGAGCGCGGCGGGGTTCGGCGAATTGTTCGACGCGCACTATAAGCGCATCTACGTGTACGCATATCGCCGCGTCGGTTCGCGTGAGATCGCCGAAGATATTGCGGCGAGTGTGTTTGAGGATGCGCTGCGCGACATCAAACGTTTGCGTTGGCAGGACAAGCCGCTCGTCGCGTGGTTGTATCGCATCGCGTCGCGTCGCGTTGTGGATTTTTATCGTGCGCGGCGCGATCACATCGCGCTCGATCAGATCGCGGCGCGCGCGTCGGACGATAACCCGAACGACGCGGTGACGCGCGCAGATGAATTCGCGGCGGTGCGGCGCGGCATCGCGCGTCTGAGCGATCGCGATCGTGAGATCATTCGCCTCGCGTATTTCGACGAATTGAGCGGCGAAGACCTCGCGGCGATGCTCGGTTGTTCGGCGAACAGCGCGTACGTGCGTTTGCATCGCGCGTTGGCGAAACTGAGAAAGGTGTTGCTCGATGAAGCGTGA
- a CDS encoding methylated-DNA--[protein]-cysteine S-methyltransferase, with amino-acid sequence MTYYRSPIGLIKITSSAKGIASLYFVDAGTPSVTLPDCLREGVSQLDEYFNHTRTEFSLALDLRGTDFQKRVWGELLKIPFGKTISYRDMAIALGDRNALRAVGSANGQNPISIIVPCHRVIGSDGSLTGYGGGLWRKEWLLNFEGVLGVRVMNAPSG; translated from the coding sequence GAGCGCAAAGGGCATCGCCTCGCTCTATTTTGTTGATGCCGGGACGCCGAGCGTCACGCTCCCAGATTGTTTGCGCGAAGGCGTTTCACAGCTGGACGAGTATTTTAATCACACGCGCACAGAGTTTTCGCTCGCGTTGGATCTGCGCGGGACCGATTTTCAAAAACGCGTGTGGGGCGAGTTGCTGAAAATTCCGTTCGGCAAAACGATTTCCTATCGCGACATGGCAATCGCGTTGGGCGACCGCAACGCGCTACGCGCGGTCGGCAGCGCGAATGGACAGAATCCGATTTCGATCATCGTGCCGTGCCATCGCGTTATCGGTTCGGATGGCTCGCTCACCGGGTACGGCGGCGGATTGTGGCGCAAAGAGTGGTTGCTGAATTTCGAGGGCGTTTTGGGTGTGCGGGTGATGAATGCGCCGAGTGGATGA